A window of the Lactuca sativa cultivar Salinas chromosome 5, Lsat_Salinas_v11, whole genome shotgun sequence genome harbors these coding sequences:
- the LOC128134239 gene encoding wall-associated receptor kinase-like 6 → MSGRVFFYAELKAATKEFNCRNFLGQGGFGHVYKGFLKCGQQVAVKRLVLNGEEKQDKESNNLTRRLLCWDVSDIPIWCRWWATANMKMKGCWCTITCRAAALENIFLIRERMSLRSRSRSRSRSNEWETIDKGKNVATEPETEPEQ, encoded by the exons ATGAGCGGAAGAGTATTCTTCTATGCCGAACTTAAGGCAGCAACAAAGGAATTCAATTGTCGCAATTTTTTAGGTCAAGGAGGTTTTGGGCATGTCTACAAGGGATTTTTGAAATGTGGGCAA CAAGTTGCTGTAAAACGGCTGGTCCTGAACGGAGAAGAGAAGCAGGACAAGGAATCAAATAATTTGACACGAAGATTGTTATGCTGGGACGTCTCCGACATCCCAATTTGGTGTCGTTGGTGGGCTACTGCCAACATGAAGATGAAAGGCTGCTGGTGTACGATTACATGTCGGGCGGCCGCCTTGGAGAacatatttttg ATAAGGGAAAGAATGTCGCTACGGAGCCGGAGCCGGAGCCGGAGCCGGAGCAATGAGTGGGAGA CTATAGATAAGGGAAAGAATGTCGCTACGGAGCCAGAGACGGAGCCGGAGCAATGA
- the LOC128134240 gene encoding putative receptor-like protein kinase At1g72540 — protein sequence MSGRVFFYAELKAATKEFNCRNFLGQGGSCCKTAGPERRVEAGQGIKEFDTEIVMLGRLRHPNLVSLVGYCQHEDERLLVYEYMSGGRLGEHNFGSCCKTAGPERRGEAGLGIKEFDTEIVMMGRLRHPNLVSLVQNNETEFSSDINVTLTL from the exons ATGAGTGGGAGAGTATTCTTCTATGCCGAACTTAAGGCGGCAACAAAGGAATTCAATTGTCGCAATTTTTTAGGTCAAGGAG GAAGTTGCTGTAAAACGGCTGGTCCAGAACGGAGAGTAGAAGCAGGACAAGGAATCAAAGAATTTGACACGGAGATTGTTATGCTGGGACGTCTCCGACATCCCAATTTGGTGTCGTTGGTGGGCTACTGCCAACATGAAGATGAAAGGCTGCTGGTGTACGAATACATGTCGGGCGGCCGCCTTGGAGAACATAATTTTG GAAGTTGCTGTAAAACGGCTGGTCCTGAACGGAGAGGAGAAGCAGGACTAGGAATCAAAGAATTTGACACGGAGATTGTTATGATGGGACGTCTCCGACATCCCAATTTGGTGTCGTTG GTCCAAAATAATGAAACCGAATTTTCTTCTGATATAAATGTGACTTTAACTCTTTAA